The following are encoded together in the Bacillus sp. NP157 genome:
- a CDS encoding NADPH-dependent 2,4-dienoyl-CoA reductase, with translation MSYPHLLAPLDLGFTTLRNRVLMGSMHTGLEDKAADYDKLAAYFAERAAGGVGLIVTGGIAPSLRGWLKPMSGTMSMPWHVARHRKVTRAVHAEGGKVCMQILHAGRYGYHPLSVAPSAIKSPITPFSPRALGAAGVERTINDFVRSAKLARDAGYDGVEVMGSEGYLINQFLTTRTNQRSDRWGGSAENRMRFPVEIVRRMREAVGKDFIIIYRLSMLDLVDNAQPWDDIVTLGRKVEAAGATIINTGIGWHEARVPTIVTSVPRGAFTWVTRRMKGEVGIPLVTTNRINMPDVAERILAEGDADMVSMARPLLADPQWVNKAKAARAETINTCIACNQACLDHVFGNKRASCLVNPRACHETELRILPTNAKKRVAVVGAGPAGLAAATTLAERGHAVTLIDRASEIGGQFNMAKRIPGKEEFHETLRYFGHRLDATGVQQRLGTDATVDSLANGSFDTVILATGVLPRGLTIEGADHPKVLSYLDVLHGNRPVGAKVAVIGAGGIGFDVAEFLTEAAPSPTTDVARWSKEWGVDMTMATPGGLMKATPEAPERQVWLLQRSEGRPGGRLNKTSGWVHRATLKNKKVQMFGGVSYDRIDDEGLHVTMEGKQHVLPVDHVVVCAGQEPNRALHDGLVARGVDVRLIGGADVAAELDAKRAIDQATRLAATL, from the coding sequence GTGTCCTACCCGCACCTGCTCGCCCCCCTCGACCTGGGTTTCACCACCCTGCGTAACCGTGTCCTGATGGGCTCGATGCACACCGGACTGGAAGACAAGGCCGCCGACTACGACAAGCTGGCGGCTTACTTCGCGGAGCGCGCGGCCGGCGGCGTAGGCCTGATCGTCACCGGCGGCATCGCGCCCAGCCTGCGCGGCTGGCTGAAGCCCATGTCCGGCACGATGTCGATGCCCTGGCACGTGGCCCGGCACCGCAAGGTCACCCGCGCCGTGCACGCGGAAGGCGGCAAGGTCTGCATGCAGATCCTGCATGCCGGCCGCTACGGCTACCACCCGCTGTCGGTGGCGCCCTCGGCGATCAAGTCGCCGATCACCCCGTTCAGCCCGCGTGCTCTCGGGGCCGCCGGGGTGGAACGCACCATCAACGATTTCGTCCGCAGCGCGAAGCTCGCCCGCGACGCGGGGTACGACGGTGTGGAGGTGATGGGATCCGAGGGCTACCTGATCAACCAGTTCCTCACCACGCGGACCAACCAGCGCAGCGACCGCTGGGGCGGCAGCGCGGAGAACCGCATGCGCTTCCCGGTCGAGATCGTGCGACGCATGCGCGAGGCGGTCGGCAAGGACTTCATCATCATCTACCGGCTGTCGATGCTCGACCTCGTCGACAATGCGCAGCCGTGGGACGACATCGTCACCCTTGGCAGGAAGGTCGAAGCCGCCGGCGCGACGATCATCAACACGGGCATCGGCTGGCACGAAGCACGCGTGCCCACCATCGTCACCAGCGTGCCGCGCGGTGCGTTCACCTGGGTCACGCGGCGGATGAAGGGCGAAGTCGGCATCCCGCTGGTCACCACCAACCGGATCAACATGCCCGACGTCGCCGAGCGCATCCTCGCCGAAGGCGATGCAGACATGGTGTCGATGGCGCGCCCGCTGCTGGCCGATCCGCAGTGGGTGAACAAGGCGAAGGCCGCGCGTGCCGAGACCATCAACACCTGCATCGCCTGCAACCAGGCCTGCCTGGACCACGTGTTCGGCAACAAGCGCGCCTCATGCCTGGTGAATCCGCGCGCATGCCACGAAACCGAGCTGCGCATCCTGCCGACCAATGCGAAGAAACGCGTCGCCGTCGTCGGCGCCGGCCCCGCGGGCCTGGCCGCCGCGACCACGCTCGCCGAACGTGGCCACGCCGTCACGCTGATCGATCGCGCAAGCGAGATCGGCGGCCAGTTCAACATGGCCAAGCGCATCCCCGGCAAGGAAGAATTCCACGAGACGCTGCGCTACTTCGGCCACCGCCTCGACGCCACCGGTGTACAGCAACGCCTGGGCACGGACGCTACCGTCGACTCGCTCGCCAACGGCAGCTTCGACACCGTCATCCTCGCGACCGGCGTGCTGCCCCGCGGCCTCACCATCGAGGGCGCCGATCATCCGAAGGTGCTTTCGTACCTGGATGTACTGCATGGCAACCGCCCTGTCGGCGCTAAGGTCGCCGTCATCGGCGCCGGCGGCATCGGCTTCGACGTCGCCGAGTTCCTCACCGAAGCGGCACCCTCGCCCACCACGGACGTCGCACGCTGGTCGAAGGAATGGGGCGTGGACATGACGATGGCGACCCCGGGCGGCCTGATGAAAGCCACGCCCGAAGCGCCGGAGCGCCAGGTGTGGCTGTTGCAGCGCTCGGAAGGCCGCCCCGGTGGGCGCCTGAACAAGACATCAGGCTGGGTCCATCGCGCGACGCTGAAGAACAAGAAGGTGCAGATGTTTGGCGGGGTGTCGTATGACCGCATCGATGACGAGGGCTTGCATGTGACAATGGAAGGCAAGCAGCACGTACTTCCCGTCGATCATGTCGTGGTCTGCGCCGGCCAGGAACCGAACCGTGCCCTGCACGATGGCCTGGTCGCTCGTGGTGTCGATGTCCGCCTGATCGGCGGCGCGGACGTGGCCGCGGAACTCGACGCAAAGCGCGCCATCGACCAGGCCACCCGCCTCGCCGCGACGTTGTAA